From the Lolium rigidum isolate FL_2022 chromosome 2, APGP_CSIRO_Lrig_0.1, whole genome shotgun sequence genome, one window contains:
- the LOC124686333 gene encoding UDP-glucose flavonoid 3-O-glucosyltransferase 7-like has product MATQHERQRQQPLHILFFPFFAPGHLLPAADVAAVFAARGARCTILTTPVNAGIIRPAVDRANDGGSGTVDIALMPFPDVGLPPGVENYMALTTLQVDCRAKFMRAVQLVREPFSRFLANNRPVDVVVSDSFFSWSADAAAEHGVPRLVFTGTSVFARSCNESMLRSNPFETTTANEGDPETLVSLPGLPHRVELRRSQVMDPGKQPGAWAFYQSNNAADQRSFGEDMAGSGANINADVDKDCCLRWLDTKPAGSVVYVSFGTATRFSPAELREISRGLDLSGNNFVWAISAGESTEWMPEGFAELTANVGDSRGFIIRGWAPQTLILNHPALGGFMTHCGWNSVLEAVSAGVPMVTWPRYADQFYNEKLVVEVLKVGVSVGARDYYASAMENHEVIGGEVIAESIMALMGNNEQGDAIQKKTRELGGWLGARSRRAGLHTALSDG; this is encoded by the exons ATGGCTACGCAGCatgagcggcagcggcagcaaccgctGCACAtcctcttcttccctttcttcgcGCCCGGGCACCTCCTTCCGGCCGCCGACGTGGCCGCCGTTTTCGCCGCCCGCGGCGCGAGGTGCACCATCCTCACCACGCCCGTCAACGCCGGCATCATCCGCCCGGCCGTCGACCGTGCCAACGACGGCGGCTCCGGAACAGTCGATATCGCCCTGATGCCGTTCCCCGACGTGGGGCTCCCGCCGGGCGTCGAGAACTACATGGCCCTTACCACGCTCCAGGTAGACTGCCGCGCCAAGTTCATGCGAGCCGTGCAGCTGGTCCGCGAGCCATTCAGCCGGTTCCTGGCCAACAACCGccccgtcgacgtcgtcgtgtcCGACAGCTTCTTCAGCTGGTccgcggacgccgccgcggagCACGGCGTTCCGCGGCTCGTGTTCACCGGTACCAGTGTGTTCGCGCGGTCCTGCAACGAGAGCATGCTGCGCAGCAACCCGTTCGAGACGACGACGGCAAATGAGGGCGATCCTGAAACTCTCGTTTCGCTGCCCGGGCTGCCGCACCGCGTCGAGCTGCGCCGGAGCCAGGTGATGGACCCCGGGAAGCAGCCGGGGGCGTGGGCGTTCTACCAGAGCAACAACGCCGCCGACCAGAGGAGCTTCGGCGAG GACATGGCTGGGAGCGGCGCCAACATCAACGCCGACGTTGACAAGGACTGCTGTCTGCGGTGGCTAGACACGAAGCCGGCCGGCTCAGTGGTGTACGTCTCCTTCGGCACGGCAACACGTTTCTCGCCGGCGGAGCTGCGCGAGATATCCCGCGGCCTCGACCTCTCCGGCAACAACTTCGTGTGGGCTATCAGTGCCGGCGAAAGCACCGAGTGGATGCCTGAAGGCTTTGCCGAGCTGACGGCAAACGTCGGCGACAGCCGCGGCTTCATCATCCGGGGCTGGGCGCCGCAGACGCTCATCCTGAACCACCCCGCCCTCGGCGGGTTCATGACGCACTGCGGCTGGAACTCTGTGTTGGAGGCCGTGAGCGCCGGCGTGCCGATGGTGACATGGCCACGGTACGCCGACCAGTTCTACAACGAGAAGCTCGTCGTGGAGGTGCTCAAGGTTGGCGTCAGCGTCGGCGCTAGGGACTACTACGCCTCGGCCATGGAGAACCATGAGGTGATCGGCGGCGAGGTGATCGCTGAATCCATCATGGCACTCATGGGAAACAACGAGCAGGGCGACGCTATACAGAAGAAGACTCGGGAGCTCGGTGGATGGCTAGGAGCGCGGTCCAGAAGGGCGGGTCTTCATACAGCGTTGTCGGACGGCTGA